Within Nosocomiicoccus ampullae, the genomic segment ATTAACCCAAAATATATTTTAGTCATTTCATTTGTCGTTGCGGCAATAATCGCTGTCGTGACAGGTACGTCATGGGGTGCTGTCGGTACCGTTGGCGTAGCATTAATTGGTATAGCTACAGGACTTGAAGCAAACATATCAGCAACTGCAGGCGCAATTGTTGCTGGTGCATTTTTTGGAGATAAGCTCTCTCCTCTTTCAGACACAACGATTTTAGCACCTATCGCTGCGGGGAGTGAGCTATATGATCATATTAAACATATGCTATGGACAACGATACCAGCAACAATTTTATCTTTGATTGTATATTTTATTGTTGGTTTAAATGTTGAATCAAAAACTATTGAATCACCACTCGCACAAAACATGATAATCGAGTTAGAACAAATGTTTAATTGGAATATATTATTACTCATTCCACCAATTATTATTTTATACGGCACAATTAGAAGATATCCAACACTTCCTGTGATTATTATATCTTCAATTACTGCAGGAATTATTGCAATGATTTTTCAAAAATCGACGATTCAAGATGTGTTCTTATCAACAGTCAGTGGTTTTAATGTCGACATGGTAACAAAAATCCAAGTTACAGAAAATGATATTATGCCCGAAGTTCTCAGACTCGTAAATCAAGGCGGTATGGAAGCGATGACGTCTGTTGTTTTAATTGCCTTCGCGGCATTTGTGTTCGCTGGAATTATTACCACATCTGGATCTTTAGAAGTGATTATTGAAGCACTTTTAAAAGTAGTAAAAAGAACAGGGGATTTAATATTAGCAACCGTTTTATCTTGTATGACTATGGCTTTAGTTACTGGTAATTCTTACTTATCAATTATTGTACCCGGTGAAATGTACAAAGATACATATAAGATGAAAAAGCTCGCACCAAAAAACTTATCAAGAACATTGGAGGATTCTGGAACAGTAATTGTTCCACTTATCCCTTGGTCAAGTGCCGGTGTTTTTATGGCAGCTACACTTGGTGTCCCTACCCTTTCTTATGCACCGTGGGCAATTTTGTGTTACACAGGATTTATATTTGCAATCATATTAGGTTATACAGGTATTGGAATTACTCAATTAGATGAAGAAAAATAAAAACAACCGAAAATTCTTATAAAATAAAAAGGCAAGATTCTATATTTTAATTAGAATCTTGCCTTAAATGTTTTTTTTATAAATATTTGAACGATGCCCTACAGAAATGATATTAATAATAATTTTATCATCATCAATTCTAGTTATTATTCTGTATTTTCCTATACGATATCTCCAATATTCATTCAGATTTCCTTTTAAACTTTTCTCATGTTTTCTAGGGTTTTCTGTATCTTTTAGATTTTTTCTATCCAGCTGATTAAAATTTTACTTTTTCTTTTAATAGTTCCATATCGTATTCATCTTCCAATTTCTCTTTTAATGCTTCTTTTAATATAGTGGATAGTGGCATATCGTGAATTTCTGCGTAATCATTAAACAATTTGCTTTTTTCTTTATTTAGTCTAACAGTAACTGTGGACATAGTATCACTCCTCAAAGTGATTTAGTTGTTTTTGTGTAATTCTTATTCTGTATCATCCGCTTAAATTCCCTGCACTTTTAAAATAAAAAGCCCTATGATCCGTTTAGGATTGTAAGGCTGACCTATAAATAAATTTTGTATTAAACATCTTCAATTTGAGTTATTATTTTATCTTCTAAAACATCAGTATAGAAATATTCAATTTTATTTTGCGTATTTAACCAGTTTTTAACAATATCCTCTATTATCACTTTTGTACAATATTTAGAACATGCTCTTTCTTTATACTCAATTAAATCATTCCTTATTTTAATAAGTATCAAAGACTCCTGTTTTTCTTTGTCTTTTTAAAATTAAATTAAATATAACTACTCCTAAAATAAGCCAGGAAATATTAATTAATATATACTCTACTGAAATTAGTATACTTATTTCACGATTTAAGATAAAATTTCTGGCAATATCAACACCAAGTGTAAATGGAATTAGATCTAATACTTTTAAATGTATTATATTGACTGAGTTCGATATAAATAAAAGAATACCTTGAAATAGCATAATAAACTGGCCAATACTTTTTTCTATTAACGTTAATCCGCCAAATATTAATCCAATTCCGAACATTCCAACTATAGAAGGAATAACAATTATAAAAGATAATAATATTCTTATTAATGTATTAACATCTAATTCAATGTAAAAATACGCAAACATTAAGACTACAAACACACTTAATAGAGAAAAAATCATACTAATAAATACATTTGCAAACATTAATATTATTGGAGATACAGTACTTTGTAGTCGCAATTCTAACGTACCAGTATTAAAATTGCTCTCTATTAAGGATGAACTAAACCCCAATGCTACAATACTTAATTGCCAAAATATTACTCCTATTAAAACAAATATTTGAGCCTGTGTTTTATCGATATTGTAAGTTGCAATAAAAGCATCTCCATTTTGAAAAAATAATGCAATAATATATATAGCAAAAAATATGACAAAGTCACTTATGAAACCAATCTTATATTGTATTGAAGATTTTATAGATAGTAATAGTTCATATTTAATAGCTTTAAGAGTCACCATACAAATTAGATTCTCCTTTTAATTTATGATATGTAATTTCCAACTTATTTGAATCATAGTCTTTAAATTCTTTTTCAATAATAGTTCCGTTAAATAAAAAGAAATAGTGTTCTATCATATCACTTAAAAATTTAGTATCATGGGAGGATACAATAATACTTGTATCTACCGATGATACAATTTTTAAAAGAGTTTCTTTTAAGTCTTTTAATGCATCTAAATCAAGTCCAGAAGATGGTTCATCTAATAATAATAGTTTTCTTTCTGTAGACAAAGCAGCTAATAATTGTGCTTTCTTTTTTTGTCCAGTTGATAATTCCTCAACTCTTTTATTTAATAACGGGATAATATCTAAATCTTGAGCGTATTTTTGTATGTTTTTCTTTAGACGTTTTTCTGGTACTCCTTTAATCACACCGTAATATAAAGCATTATCAAAAATTGTATTTTTATAAAATATACCTCTCTCATCCGATGGTATATAAGATATATTTGATCTTGCCCATAAATCATATGCTTCCTTAGTACATGTACATTGAATTTCACCTTTATTTTGGAAATATAATCCACTAATTAATTTCATAAGTGTAGTTTTTCCTGAACCATTTGGACCTACAAAACCATATATTCTTTGTGGTTTCAAGCAAATCTCCATATTAATATTTTCAAATATTTGATTTTTTTTTATTTTTCGCCCTATATTTTTTAAAATAATTTTTTCCAATATTAGCCCCTCCAAAATCATGTTGAATTACTAAAAAATTTGAGACACTCTTCATAAATATCTTTAGATTGCTGACCGTTAATAAACAAAGGAATTTCAAGAAATTGATTCATATTGTCTATATATCCTTGGAATTTTGCAGATGATATTTTTTCATTTTTTCTATTGAGGTTCCAAGAGTCTTTCTTTATAAAAGGATATACATTTATTGCAAGTACTTTCGACTCTAGATAATTTTCAATAAAATTAATTGTTCGTTTAATATATGTAATATCGTCGTCTAAATTCACACATAAAATAACTGCATCTGGCTCTGCTGCTAAAAGTGTAGCTAATTGTCTCAGTGGATAAAATTCAAGATTTCCAAAGGTATATGGAATTGTTTGAGATTGAGTACCAATAATAATTAAATCTTTTTCTCTAAGGTTAAATAAAAGTTTATTGATAGCATAAATATCTTCCTCTAAATTAGTTTTCAAATGATTTTCATACCCATTTGGATATGCATAGTCCATTCCAAGTAATAAACTCGTTGGCTCTGTTCCTAATTGTCCTACATTATAATTATTTTTATAAATTCTCTTCTTAATTCTAATTGAGTGTTAAATTTTCCTTGTTCTGGAGAAGTACCAACAATTGCTATGACAGGAACAAGTATTTTATGTAGCATTCCAGATGAATTTAGTGTGAAATTAGTTGTATTTAAATATGGAGAAAAAGAGTTATCATTTTCTTCTACTTTTACATTATCTAAATAATAAATTTGTTTATTATATTTTTTGGCCTTTTTTTCAAAATAATCTTTAAAATTCATTTTGAACATAGTATCTAAGGTATAAGTGTGCTCCAGTATGAGAGTATCAAAATTATCACTCCAGTTTATGTTTTTATATGATTCTATTAATAAATCTTTCTTCTCTATGCCATATATAGTTTCCTTTGTCGTCTTTCCAATATATGGACTAAATGGATAATCATAAACTCCTGTTAACTCAAAGTTTAATAAATCACTATTACCAATAATTCCATGCATTTCTTAGCTCATCGGAAAAGCAATCGCCCTACTTATTTTAAGCACGATATTGCTCTATCTTTAAGATAGTCATGTAATCCATATAAGGTTCTATACTTATTTTTATATCCTGTTATTATGCATGTTATATACGGAGCAGTAAAACTTGAGACCGAAACATTTTTATTGTTTTTTCTCCAATGCAGGTATTGATGGCCAGCGTAAGCTAATATATTCACAGGTGATCCCTCTACATAAATATAGTCTCTAACCCTTATAATATCAGTACTCCAATGAACCCCAATTACAGTTGGTAACATTGCTGGATAAGATATCACTCCATTATTGTCAAATGCAGCCACTAAATTGTAATGAAACATCAATAATATCAGCATTAAAATCGTTTACATCAACATATATACCTAGGTCTTTAAAAACCCCTAATAACTTATCTTCTATTATTTTTTGTTCTTCTGTAATTATCATATATACTCCTAAAACCATTGTAATTATTTTATTATAATATACTTAAAATTAGTAAATACTATTTTGAGTATAGTATAATTATATAATTTTCGTCAATTCTTAATATTCTGAATTTATTTAATAATATATTTATTGTATTAAGTGACCAATTCCCTACGTTAAAAAAGTACCAGCAGGAAAGGTGCTACAACGATCTAGTTCTATTCTTTATATAATAAAAAGTTCGATTTTATAAAATACATAAAATCGGACTTGCATTAGTAGTAGAATAATAATTCAGTTTTTTTATAATCCACTCTCAAAACGATCTAATCGTTCTTGTGTCGGCATTACGTTAAATACGATTGAATCTCCAGAAATTGAAAGTATCGCTTGACCACGTTCTAAGTTTGGTATTAATTCATATTCAGATTCTTTAATTGTATCGACTAACACGTCTTCAAGTTTAGCTAAGGTTGACTGATCCATTCCTAATAAGAATTTATATTGTGTTAACTCAAAAATTTGTTTTAAGTCATTTACAATTAGTCCATTTCCGTCTGTCAATAATTCTTATGGAGATTGTGTCGCCAACTGAATACTAGCCATATATTTACGTATTTCTTTCATAACTTCTTTTATATCCAACTATTTTAAGAATAGTTGGATTAGTGTTAAAACATACGTAAATCTAGCTTCAATACTTTTAATAAATTTTCTATCGTTTAATATTTAAATGTGTATTGATAAGATTTATCTCATCTTTAGTTTTTTCAATTCCAGATGGAATTTTAATTATGATATTAGGATTTTTTGCTTACTTATAACGTCTAAATTTTTATTAAAAAAAGCAAGATTCGATATTTTAATTAGAATCTTGCCTAACAAATATTTATTTATAATGATATTTACATGAAGCTATCATAATTGATCTTTTATCAATCTTATATACTAGTCTATGTTCTTGTGTAATTCTTCTACTGTACCATCCACTTAAATTCCCTTTTAATTTTTCTGGTTTACCTATTCCACTAAGCACTCCCTCACGTTCAATACTTTTAATTAACTGGTTTATTTTTTTTAAGGTTTTCTTATCTTGTATCTGCCATTCTTTATAATCTTCAAATGCCTCAGTTGAAAACGTAATGAGAAGTTTACTCATCTATTTGAACCTTTACGGTTTCGCCCTTATCAAACTGTGAAATTGAACGTTTCAGATGTTCGTTATTATAAGGATTTTTTTGTAAATAAAAGGTTTCCATAATCGAGTTATAATCGCTTTCTGACATTAAAACAGCGTTATGTTCATTTGTTGTGATTGTTATTACCTCACTATTATCATTGACTTGATTAATTAATTGTCTAAAATTTTTTCTCGCATTTGAATATGTTTCTACACTCATTTAATCATCTCCCTTTTTAATTGTACAATATATTGTACAATATATAAAGCTTATTTACTTCCTCTTTCTATTCCATACCTTTATAAAATAAAAAATTATGATTCATTTAGGATCGTAGGGTTTTCCTCATAATTCTTTAGTATTTATGATATTATTAATTAATTTTATTACTTCATTTAGCGTTTCTTTTTTGTAATCAAACATATGAATTTGTAGTGGATTAATATAACCTATTACTTTACTATGCTTAACTTCTTCGTATATACTATATTCAATCATTTTATTATTAAGCTTACTCATGATTGATACAATAACAAGTAATCCTGTAAGTTTTGAACATTTACTATTACTCACTACTAATGCAGGTCGTCTTTTTAACCCCTCGTCCAACACTTGGTTCAAAATCAAGTGTAATTATATCTCCTTTTTTTGGCTGAAACTTTAGCACACGTTAGTGCTTGGACTTGTAATAGAAAGTAGAGAGATACTAGTATGCAAAGTAAATAAATTTCGATCGAAACACGAAAAATAAGAGTGAGTAAAATTGAACGTATTAAAGAAACTACCGAAGAAATTAATTTCATCGGTAGTTTCTTAATGACTGTAAATAAATTTTTTAAAATATAATATTAAAACTATTAATTGTAGAAAATAAACTATGACAGAAGCATAGAAATGCAATGTATTATCTTCAAATATATATTCATCCATTAATTCTCCAGTGGTAAAATTTAATAATATACATATTATAGTTAATGTTAATGTGCCTATAAGAATAATCCTAGACTTACCATTCTTTTTAATTTTATACAAATAAGTTATAACTCCAATTAGATTAAGTATTATGAAAAAGTATATAAGTAAGAATACATTATAAGTTAACATTTATATTCCTCTTTTCATTTTAAATGATATAATTTATTATAATAAATCAATTTAATTAATCAATTGAATGGGGAATGCTTATGAAAAAATACTATTAATTTTCTCAATACTTGTTTCATCTTATATCTTTTTAGAAGTACAAAAAGCTAAGGCAAGTGTAGATGAACTAGGATATCAAGTAGAATACAAAACAGCAGAAAACATTGACTTTGATAAAAATGATGTTTTTGTTGTTTTGATTGAAGAAAATAGACTTGATATTAATAAGTCTATTTATGCTGTTTACGAAAGAAAAGAAATAGAAAAACTTAAAAACGATTCTTACATTATCTCCTAATAAAACTTACGATAATTTTAATTTCCTTGTCCTTATAATATTGAATTGTATTATTGAATAAATGTCTCTCTAAAAATTTCTTACCTACTTCATCATTATCCATTGAATATACAATTTTGGTGTAGTGTCATATCATTTCTCATGATCTGCGAGCTCTCTACACATCTAGGCTTTATTATTTACTCCTCGCTGTGTATTTGCAAGATTTATCTCATCATTAGTTTTTCAATTCTAGGTGGAATTATAATTATGATATTAGGATTTTTGCTTACTTATAACGTCTAAATTTTTATTAAAAAAAGACAAGATTCTATATTTTAATTAGAATCTTGCCTAACAAATAGTTATTTATAATGATATTTACATGAAGCTATCATAATTGAACGTTTTAGATGTTCATTATTATGAGGATCTTTTGTAAATAAAAGTTTCCATAATCGAGTTATAATCGCTTTCTGACATTAAAACAGCGTTATGTTTATTTGTTGTGATTGTTATTGCCTCACTTTTATCATTATAATCCGTCTTGATGCGCTGCCTAAAGTATCAGTTGTTTTTATTGAAACATCACTGCTCGTTTTGTCAGTATGAATTTTGTTCCTGTGACGTCATGTGCAATTTCTCCGCCTTCAATATATAATTTGACGGATTGTGCTTTATGTACGACGTTATTAAAATCACGATAACGAATCAATATTCTACCATTAAACGCAGTTGACTCTTCAATATATACGTTAAGTAATAAAACATCGTGCTCAATAACTCCACGTGAGTCTACTGCTGGTTTTCCATATTCATAATCTGTCGTAAAGTCATAGCCTTCAATTGTAAAATCTTCAAATTGAAAAGGGTTTGCATTTATATTAACTACTCTAAATTGTAATACTCTCTTATTATTTTTATCAGAAGAACTCACATTATCGATTTCTAAATACGGTTGTGTTAATAACACTTGATCTTTCCCGCGATTTCTTATTGCTAAAACTGCGATTGTGATTGCAATTATCGCTAAAATAATTGAAAGTATACTAATTACATCTAAATTTATGCCCATTTATTTCACCACTCTTATGATTATAATATCAAAAAGAATACGAATAATGGTGTGTAAAGAACTTAAATTTAAAAATTAATGATTTAAGGCAATAAAAAAAGCATGTTTCAATTAAGAAACATGCTCAATTTCTATATTATAGGTTTGCACCACATACAGGCCAAGGTGATGATCCTCTTTGCTCGTATAACATTTGTGCACGCTTAGTTTGTTCAGCAGCTGATGCTTGTGAAGCTACTCCGCTTCCACCAACTGATTGCCAAGTTTGTGCATCAAATTGATATAAACCGTGGTAAGTACCACTTGGGTCTACTGCGCTAGCGTTTCCGCCTGATTCACATGCTGCAAGACCTGACCAGTTTAAACCGTTGTTTGAAGCTGGTGCAGATGCTTTAGGTTGTGCTGGAGCTGATGGTTGGTAATTTTCTTGAACTGGTGCGCTGTATTCAACGTTATCGTAGTTAGCTGTTTCGTTAACTTGAACATCATTATTTTGAACGTTGTTTACTGCTTCAGTTGCTTCACCTACTGGTGCATAGCTCCATTTCCATTCAAATCCGTTAGATTCAAAATTAAATGTGTACCCTTCTAAATCAAATGTAATATCGTAATTACCTTCTTGAATTGGTGCTTCATTTAAAGATTCTGGATTATTTATAGCAAGTTCAGCTAATTTAGCTTCGTCAACTTCAATTTCAGAAGCGTTTGCGTTAACTCCTGAAAATGCTGTTAAACCGATACCTAATGCTAAACCTGTAGTCATCATTGTTTTTTTCACTGTGAAATTCCTCCTAAGTTTTTTTAGATTCATTTCCTTCACGCATACTAATGTATCACGAATTAATATTTCTGTGGTTACAACAATATTAAGAAACAAGGCAAATTTTTACACTAAAATTACATGCGTGTTCTTTTACTAAAAACAGAAGATAAAATAAAAGCGCTACACCCTTAATAGCACACGGTTTAGATAATTTACAGACAGCTGTAACACTTTGTAACAATTGGATAAATTTTTTATAAAGTTTTTTTAAATTATTTATAAAAACCTTGTTTTTATCGCTTGAACTACGAATTATTTCATTTTGTTAAGGTAAAAAACAGTAAATGATGACACAGTATCTCTAATTATAATAGTAGATATTTAATCACACACCTCTTTCATTATCATAAATGAGTGCATGAAGTTGAGGTAATGGTTTAAAATCATTCGCTGCTGGATCATTTAATACTAAATCCCATAAATTCTTTAAATCATTTAAAAGTCTTTGACTTATATTTCCATCTTCATATGGATCTGGATTACCGACACTTACATAAAAGTCTCTATTATATTTTTTATATCTATTATGTACGTATTTCGCATATTCAAAATCTTCTTCATTAAATATAACTACTTTAAGTGAAAAATTTACGTTTCCTTTATTTAATTTATCAATAATATCATCTAAAATATTAAAGTTTATTTCCATATTAGAAGACGGTGGCTTTGGTGAAATTGTTAAATCGTCAATTTTTAGAAACCAATCTTGATAAATAGATCCTTGAGTTTCTAAGCCGACTTTCACACCGTCATTATGTAGCATATCAATAAGATCGTTCATTGGTTTATTAATTAATGCAGGGTTTCCACCTGTAATTGTTACATGATTATAATTTCTTACATTATCTATGTATCCAATTTCTTCTATTTCATCATATACTTCTTTCGCTGAAAGTACTCTTGCTTTTTCTTCTCCATTCCATGTAAATGCACTATCACACCAAGAACAAGAATAATCGCATCCACCAGTACGTACAAACATTGTCTTTCGACCAATGACCATACCTTCTCCTTGTATAGTTGGTCCAAAGATTTCCATAATTGGCATTTTCTTTTGTTCTCTCATTAGCGTAACTCCCTATATCTTGCCCATGTTTTCGGCGTTTCTGAAACTGCGACTTCTACAACGTTATCCATATTCAGCTCATTTTTAATTTTATCGTAGAAAAATTTAGCGATATTTTCGGATGTTGTTTTAAAATCAAACACATCATTAAGATGTCTATGATCGAGATTATCATCTATAAATACTTTAATCGGTTTTAATAACCCAAAATCAGTGACAAAACCATCATTATTCAGCTCATCAGAACCTAAAGTCACTTTAACAATATAATTATGACCATGTAATCTTTTACATTGATGACCCTCAGGCAAGTAATCGAGTTGATGGCTCGCACTAAAATGAAACTCTTTCGTTATCTCATAGTTATAAAACACAACTATATCCCCTTTCTAAAAAATCTAGTTCAACTAAATACATTGTAGCATTTAAAAAAAGGCAAAAAAATAAGACAGTTATGAAGATAACTGTCTTTCTAAGAGAACGAATTAATATTCGTGTTTGAGCGGGCACGGAGAGATTCGAACCCTCGCGCCGGAATGAACCGACCTACACCCTTAGCAGGGGCGCCTCTTCAGCCACTTGAGTACGTGCCCTTAATAAAAATGGCTCCGCAGGTAAGATTCGAACTTACGACCGATCGGTTAACAGCCGATAGCTCTACCACTGAGCTACTGCGGAATATTTAAATAACCAACATGTATTATTATAACAACATTTTAAGAAATAGCAATGCTAATTTAAAAAAAGTTTACGTAAAATTTAAAAAAGCAATGTAAAAGACTACATTGCTTAAAAATTTATTAGTTTAGCGAACAACTTCGAAATGAAAATGTAATCGGGGGGCGATTTGTTCATTTCATAATTTTATATTAGCACCCTTTTAAAAATAAAACAACTCTAATTGAGAAATTTATTCGTTTTTCTCAATTAGAGCGTTCATAATTTAGACATATTTAGAATTTTATCAACTTAATTAT encodes:
- the nhaC gene encoding Na+/H+ antiporter NhaC, with the translated sequence MKRKPTLFEAVLPIIIMLLFLSIGFGILKLRPEPLLILSSVFAALITLKLGYSWQEMMDGIQEKISLAMPSILILISIGILIGTWMIAGTIPMLIYYGVQMINPKYILVISFVVAAIIAVVTGTSWGAVGTVGVALIGIATGLEANISATAGAIVAGAFFGDKLSPLSDTTILAPIAAGSELYDHIKHMLWTTIPATILSLIVYFIVGLNVESKTIESPLAQNMIIELEQMFNWNILLLIPPIIILYGTIRRYPTLPVIIISSITAGIIAMIFQKSTIQDVFLSTVSGFNVDMVTKIQVTENDIMPEVLRLVNQGGMEAMTSVVLIAFAAFVFAGIITTSGSLEVIIEALLKVVKRTGDLILATVLSCMTMALVTGNSYLSIIVPGEMYKDTYKMKKLAPKNLSRTLEDSGTVIVPLIPWSSAGVFMAATLGVPTLSYAPWAILCYTGFIFAIILGYTGIGITQLDEEK
- a CDS encoding type II toxin-antitoxin system mRNA interferase toxin, RelE/StbE family, with product MDRKNLKDTENPRKHEKSLKGNLNEYWRYRIGKYRIITRIDDDKIIINIISVGHRSNIYKKNI
- the relB gene encoding type II toxin-antitoxin system RelB family antitoxin, which encodes MSTVTVRLNKEKSKLFNDYAEIHDMPLSTILKEALKEKLEDEYDMELLKEKVKF
- a CDS encoding ABC transporter permease — encoded protein: MVTLKAIKYELLLSIKSSIQYKIGFISDFVIFFAIYIIALFFQNGDAFIATYNIDKTQAQIFVLIGVIFWQLSIVALGFSSSLIESNFNTGTLELRLQSTVSPIILMFANVFISMIFSLLSVFVVLMFAYFYIELDVNTLIRILLSFIIVIPSIVGMFGIGLIFGGLTLIEKSIGQFIMLFQGILLFISNSVNIIHLKVLDLIPFTLGVDIARNFILNREISILISVEYILINISWLILGVVIFNLILKRQRKTGVFDTY
- a CDS encoding ABC transporter ATP-binding protein — encoded protein: MEKIILKNIGRKIKKNQIFENINMEICLKPQRIYGFVGPNGSGKTTLMKLISGLYFQNKGEIQCTCTKEAYDLWARSNISYIPSDERGIFYKNTIFDNALYYGVIKGVPEKRLKKNIQKYAQDLDIIPLLNKRVEELSTGQKKKAQLLAALSTERKLLLLDEPSSGLDLDALKDLKETLLKIVSSVDTSIIVSSHDTKFLSDMIEHYFFLFNGTIIEKEFKDYDSNKLEITYHKLKGESNLYGDS
- a CDS encoding Txe/YoeB family addiction module toxin, with translation MSKLLITFSTEAFEDYKEWQIQDKKTLKKINQLIKSIEREGVLSGIGKPEKLKGNLSGWYSRRITQEHRLVYKIDKRSIMIASCKYHYK
- a CDS encoding type II toxin-antitoxin system Phd/YefM family antitoxin, translated to MSVETYSNARKNFRQLINQVNDNSEVITITTNEHNAVLMSESDYNSIMETFYLQKNPYNNEHLKRSISQFDKGETVKVQIDE
- a CDS encoding type II toxin-antitoxin system PemK/MazF family toxin; protein product: MILNQVLDEGLKRRPALVVSNSKCSKLTGLLVIVSIMSKLNNKMIEYSIYEEVKHSKVIGYINPLQIHMFDYKKETLNEVIKLINNIINTKEL
- a CDS encoding transglycosylase family protein; protein product: MKKTMMTTGLALGIGLTAFSGVNANASEIEVDEAKLAELAINNPESLNEAPIQEGNYDITFDLEGYTFNFESNGFEWKWSYAPVGEATEAVNNVQNNDVQVNETANYDNVEYSAPVQENYQPSAPAQPKASAPASNNGLNWSGLAACESGGNASAVDPSGTYHGLYQFDAQTWQSVGGSGVASQASAAEQTKRAQMLYEQRGSSPWPVCGANL
- the queE gene encoding 7-carboxy-7-deazaguanine synthase QueE; the protein is MREQKKMPIMEIFGPTIQGEGMVIGRKTMFVRTGGCDYSCSWCDSAFTWNGEEKARVLSAKEVYDEIEEIGYIDNVRNYNHVTITGGNPALINKPMNDLIDMLHNDGVKVGLETQGSIYQDWFLKIDDLTISPKPPSSNMEINFNILDDIIDKLNKGNVNFSLKVVIFNEEDFEYAKYVHNRYKKYNRDFYVSVGNPDPYEDGNISQRLLNDLKNLWDLVLNDPAANDFKPLPQLHALIYDNERGV
- the queD gene encoding 6-carboxytetrahydropterin synthase QueD, which gives rise to MFYNYEITKEFHFSASHQLDYLPEGHQCKRLHGHNYIVKVTLGSDELNNDGFVTDFGLLKPIKVFIDDNLDHRHLNDVFDFKTTSENIAKFFYDKIKNELNMDNVVEVAVSETPKTWARYRELR